From Chrysemys picta bellii isolate R12L10 chromosome 1, ASM1138683v2, whole genome shotgun sequence:
AAGCCACTGCTTGGTTTGAAAGTGCTGTTCTCCGAATGTTTTCTTCTCCCAGCAGTGCGCAAGGGGTACAGGATCCAGGCCGACAAGGAGAGGGACTCCATGAAGGTGTTGTACTACGTCGAGAAAGAACTGGCACAGTTTGACCCAGCCAGGAGGATGCGAGAGCGATGTGAGAAACAGGCATTGTATGACCCTTCCCaaaggggcctggactagatgacctctcgaggtccattccagtcctatgattctatgattaatagtCTGGAAATTCATAGTGAAGGTTCCACAAACAAATTGAACTTAGACCCCATGGCCTAGCTTTTCAAGAATGTATGATGCCTAGAGTTAGGCTCAGAACATAAATAGGCACCAAAATCTGTggcatgattttcaaaggtgtggcTAATCTAGCAGCTCTCACTTAAGTCAGTAGGAGCCGTTCGATGTtcaacacttttaaaaatcagcccTGTTTATGTAAAAACGTAAATAAGGAGTTAGGACCCTAACTTTTgacacccatgtttgaaaatctaGGCCCACATTCCTGCCTTCTCTGTCATATAGCTATGATATAACTGTGGGTGTATGAGACAGTGTGGTGTCTGTATAGTTTTAGGAGGAAATGTGGGTCTGTAATAAGTCTCTTAAGGTATATGTTATGTTATTGGTATAACAGCCCCAATATGCTTTGGGGGATGGAGAGGTAGTTTGTATTGGCCACCTCAGTGAAATGGTGGATCTGAAACAGTACGGTTGTTTCTTGCATTTACCAGGAGAAGAGATGTCAGGGATTCTAGCTGTCAATGTGTGGGCAGTTACAGTGGAGGAAGGTTTGTGACACTGGACAATATGGGATGGGTCAGAGGTACTTTGTAGATTGGTATTTACAGTCTAGGGGGTGCGGGATAGAATTCCCACAGGCAGTGTGGAAGAGGTATCATGGCATGGCAGTACACTGACTGGGGGTCAAGGGGCTGGTTGACATATATAGAGGATATCAGTCTGTGGGGCTGGCAAACATcaaggcagagttcctctgagtGGCCTCCACTGACTTCTAGGACACCTTCTCGAAGTGGTGAGGGCTGTGCAGGGTTCTCTTCTCCATGGGCCCATGAGGATTCCTCATTTTGACCCTAAAACCTGCACACCCATCCCTGTTTTTTCATTCCTTGTACCCCATAATCTGTGGGTTCTCTGGCCCCTCCCTCATCTGAAGGGCCAGGCCTTTCATTGTTTTGCTGGGCTCTACCCACCAAGCCAGGGTTCACATCGCTGATGCCTTCTGCCAGCACACTTCAAAATAGACGAACAGACCTAAAAACGTTGCTGGTGAAGAAGACAAGAGAGATCAAATGCCTGAGGTAGCCTAGTAACTGACTCATCCAACCCAATGATATGAGGGGTCTTGACATTCATGTGGTGGATACAGGTCATTTTCCAAAAAACTTGTGCCCATTATCATTAGCCTGTGCATCCAATAGGTCCAACGAGTAGGTGTCTGTATAAAGATGGCTTTAGATCCTGGCAGTCACAGATGTACGAGCTCCCTCAATCAATGACGATAAAGGTTTAGGGAATGGCATTAATCACAGCTCTGTACTGATTAGGAGAAACTAACAAATTACATGTAGTTCTAAAACAGTCATCACGGAACGCATTGCCATTTACACCCACCAGATCTACTATAAAAAGACTCTCTCCAGATTGCAGCGTCTGGAATCCAGATGTCATTGTGCTTGACGGGGTAGTGATTGACAGCGATTCAGCAGACGAGAGATGGCAGGGAGCGTGCAGATCATTTTTTGAGGGGGTTGATCTTGTTTTAGCTTGGCTAGTCAGGCCAAACCCACGGCCAGCCAGTCTGACACCAGAGGAGGTACGTGTGTGCCTATGTGTTATGCCACACTTATACAAAACAGAACACCCATATAAGGCTGAAATTGGACAGGGCTGCACACCAGAGGCATTCTCCAATCTGTTGAGAGTTGAGATCTAAAATTCACCCTCCTGGGGTAAGAGGGGCCCAAGGCCAGCATTCTGAGAAGGGGTTTGGATTCTGtttctgattatttttaataGAGGGGGACTTGGCTTCTGTCTGAATGTATCAGAACTAGTCCCACCATGGTCTCACTGTCCcttctcacacacatacacatctcCTCTGTAGTATCTGTTTCTCTCCCCTGTGTCCTGGCAGATAACAACACCATCTCTGAACTCAGCTCCCTGCACGAGGACTCGAACTTCCGTCAGCCTTACCGGCAGGTGCGAAGGAAACCCCTCCCTCCTGCGGGGGACCTGGATGGTGATGCGGAGTACTGGGCAGGGGTGATCAGCGGAGGTGGTGCATCAAGGACACAGGCAGTTTCTGATTACAGGGAGGAGAGGGACAACTTTAAGCACAGGTGAGCGCAGTGCTCAGGAGACAGCTGTACCTGGCCAGGGAATGGTGAAGGAAGAAAGGTCTTATACATCACAGCTGTCCTCACTTTCCTGCTGATCTGTTCccggctggcagagcagaggggatgCAGAATGGGGGAAGATGGAAATGGGGCCTGTCTTGGACAAAAATAGAATTGATCTGATTCCCACAGCTCTCCTTAGCCCATCCACTCAGGCAAAGCCAGATAATGTGAAATATTTGATAGTCATTTATAAGGCCAAGAaacccacacccctcccctgtgtTCAGTGGGACTCCTGGGAATGGCACCCCAGTCTCTCTGATGCATTAAGAAATACAGTGCACTCTAGCAGGAAccacaccccagtctctctgtGCCATGCGGTCTGCAGTGCTGGCCCAAGGGAATGGCACTCCACTCCTTAAAGCACACTAATCCACACATTCATCGCCTGGGAATCTCACCCTAGTGTCTCTGGTGGAGCAGCCTGTAGGAAGTCCAGCTCAGTCCCTTAAAGGGTTCCCCTCCCCAGATGGTCTGTTGGTACAATGTACATTGTTCACTCAAAGCTTGCTGGTGACTGCACTATTGCAGGCTGATTCTTAGTTTCCCCATCAGGGCATATATTTGTGCCAACAGGCTTCAGTGCTAGGGAGTAGCTCTTGCTTCCTCCTCCCAGCTCCAATGGGGGGCACACACTGCATCTCACAATTctgccctcctctctcctgcagccAGCAGAGATCGAAGTCGGAAATGCTGTCAAGGAAGAACTTCTCTGTGGGCGTGCCGGCCGTCTCCATGGACGAGCTGGCGGCCTTTGCAGAGTCCTACAGCCAGCGCACCCGCCGGACAGATGTTGGCCAGGAGCCCAGGCGTTTCGAGAGGTCGGAGTCACGAGGGGGACGTGGCGGGGTGGCACAGCACCAGGACAGTTCCTCGGAGGAGTACTATGGCAAGCGCAGGGGAAACCGCGAGCCGCTGACAGACTCGGATCGGGGCTGGTCATACAGCCCACCCAGGAGACGGGCCCATGATGAGAAGCACCTGCCCAGGCTGGTGAGCCGGACGCCTGGAGGGAGTCAGAAGTATGACCACTCCTACCTCAGCAGCGTTCTAGAGAGGAAGTCCCGGAGCTATGAGGAGAGTGGTGAACGGAGTGAGACACCCTCGAAGCTGAGCTCGCAGCCCAGCCAGCGAGGGGGAACGTATTACGCCTGGTCACCGCCGTCCACCTACaaagcagggcagcagcagcagcagcagcagccgccaaaGCAAGAGGAAGGAGAAGACACCCTTCCTCCATACAGCGAGAGGGAGCTGAGCCGGGGCCCTTCGTACAGGACCAGGGAGCAGGCTTACCTCAACGCCTCGGACAAGAAGAGGAAAAAGGAGCCCAAGAAAACAGTGAGGCCGTGTCTGGCGCTCCTGATCCAAATGGGATGAGCGGGGAACACCAGGCAGGGGATGCTATCTAGGGTCTGGGGGATCACCAGACAAGAGATGGAGTTTAGGGTCTTGGTGGAGGAACCCCAGGCAAGGGATAGAGTGTGAGGGACCTTGCCAGAGATGGTACATGTAGATTTAGGAGATCCTGAGGGTGAGGCAGCTATGGGGAATTTTAGGGGATCATGACGGGGAGAGGCAGGGGTTGTGATCTTTGCATTTAGCCAATCATCCTGGagtgggtggggcaggaaggggaggttATCTGGGATACAGCAGTCAGGGTGGAGTgactggggaggggaggttaTATTTGGGATCAGATGGAGTAGGTGAAGAGGGAAGGTTAGGGGCATAGGAGGATCAGGAtggagcgagggggaggggaggttatcAGGGTCAGGGGAAACATGGTAGGGATGAGACATTATCTGGGGCTTAGAGGAATTGCGGGCCATATCCATGGCAACCATGCTAGATGAGGGGTGGGGTATCCATTTTGTGGGCTGGGATGTATTTAGTGGCGAATGCTTGTGTAACAGCCCTCAGAGGAATGGTTTTGGAAAGGTGTGTCTATGTGGAGATGAActgctctgtgtctgtgtgtgcatgcatgtgccaAATGCGCTGCTCCTCAGACTGGTTAGTGGGGAGGAGCAAATTCCTGCTCCAATTTGGTTTGTGGGGGTCACTGAATCTGTTCAAAGGCCTTGGTAGGTCAGGGTGTTGAATGTCCCTTCATGTCCCCTTAGTGGGATACATCCCTCAACTTGGGTAGTGTGATCAATACCCTCTGAGCTTAgttagtgtgtgtgagagaacgGGGGGCCCTGCAGCTTAGTGTGGAGGTGGAGGCTGCCCCCTTGGCAGCAGGTGCATTCAGCACACTCTGGTGAAGCTAATGCCATTCATTCTGTTGTGCAGGCCCCCTGCCCAAGCTGCCTCTTTCTCCTGGTTCCACATGTGATTTTATGTTTACAtttcttcttctctctccctcagaATGATTTCCCAACCAGGATGTCCCTTGTGGTTTGATGTTGTCACAGAAGAGTCGTGTTGATGGGCTGGGTACCATGAGATGGCCGTGAGGCTGAGATACAGAGCCCTGAGCAAACAAGTCCCAATGAACCTTTGCAGCCACCAGCCATGGACATTCTCTTTCAACTGTCTGTTTCACCATGGGAGTGAAGACCATCTGTAGAGGCAGACTCCAACGAATAGCTCTCATCCCACTTGCTGTGGGAGAGTCCTCCAGGAAAATCTATGATAGGGCTCTCTTTGGAACTCTGTTCCACATTGCAAGGCAGCTGTCACCATATTCTGTGTCCCAAGGGTCCCAAACTGTAAGAGAGGCTGGCTTCTTGCCTCTCACCCCAGAATGCCTCATCCCACATTAGGATAGGCCTTTCTCCATACTGCTTGCTCTCACTGTTTCCCATGGCCTAGACTTGGAAGGAAGTTGTCTTCACGCCTCTCGCACTCAGCGCCTTAGGAGTTGGGGACTGCCTCTCACACTCATCACACTGAGGAGTCTCCATGTCCCATCTTTTCCATGCTGGGAGGAGGCCTCATTCTAAGAACTGCAAGTTTCCTCAAGATGGCAAGGCCCCATCCCCTGAAAGTTCTGAAAGAAAATCTCTAACAAAAAACCGCTGAGCGTGTCACTATGCTAAGGGCTGAGCAGGGAGAGAAACAAGCGTGGGTTGGTCTGTTTGATATTTTTAGTCCTGTTCATTCAGTGATGGGAACTGCGAGTGAGATTTTATGTACTGTTTTAAAAGTGGATCTAAGTAGATTTTATTGTAATGAGAACATAACATGGTTCTTCTCACTGTTGTTTGTCTCGATATGTGTGCATTTCCTTGAGGCTGAGATATGACCATATAAAGCTTCAGATGGGTAATCTGTTTGATCATATGACAAACACAGCTCGACCGTATCACTGTTCTGCTTGTGGTGTCATCACACTGCTCTGAACAGTGGGCTTTTTGTTCTAAAGAAACAAGAAGGAGAAATCTTGGTGTGAGAGAGAAGCCATGGCTCTTCCTTCTGCAAGGATCAGCATTATCCCTTTCTGGTTACCAGTCCAGGACATCCGATAGAGAAacaacaaaaactgaaaaaaataatatcTTGGCTGAAACTCACGCTTAAAAATCACCTCATTCCAGTTACTTCCAGGTCGCCCACTTCCATCTTGACATGATTTTAGTGGCTGATGTCTCAGGAACAGCTGAATTTAGAAATGCGTGCTTCACACCATCTGGAAGCATGACATTTCTGCTTTCAAAGAGTATAATATAGTCATTTCTCACTCTAATTTAatttttagctgctaaaatcatgTTGGAATTcatgtggagggggaaaaaagtaagaTGGTGATCAGAACATGGTTTTAACTTCCACCTGCCAGGGCTAGAAATTAATGGGCACCTTATATCAGTGGGATAGCCAGCATTCCCCTGTGACATACAGCCTTTCTTTCCATTCCAAAAATTAGTAAAGTATCTGGTCTTAAATCTGTTGCTAAATGCTCTAACAATGCTATTTTGGGCGCTAGTGCAGGATTGGACCTTGCAGCAGTATGATTCTCTGTCCCTATTTATTAACATAGCTGCAGTGCTCCATGACTGTTACAAACTTCTCTTTGGATTTGCATTGAACTTGGCACTTTCCTTGCCATATACCGGGAATTACTCAGTACCCTATTTTTGCTTCAGAATGGTGGGGGACAATCCCCAAGAATCTGATGTCACTTGAAGTCATAGTGGGAAATGGGGATTATGGACCATGTGTTAGAGCAGTGATTCACAACCAGGAGTCCGGGGCCCTCtggggggccacaagcaggtttcaggggggccaccaAAGTAAACCAGAGAGGAGGGCCGGCATTAGACTAactggggcccggggctgaagcccgagctctACCACCCTGCTctctaccccctaatgctggccctggcttttaatctactggatatgcagaaaaagttgtggcacaggcagggctgtggagtttttaggGCATGTTCGGGGGGCtccgaaagaaaaaggttgagaatccttGTGTTAGAGGAAGGATCCATTCCCATTCTCCCTCACCACTCTAGtgagtgtatctttgtaaatccaagagagagagagagagagatcacctTGTGAGCACACACCATCCTTCTGGGTTTGTTCTGTGTTATTGTTAGACAGACAGAATAAATTCATACTCTGCTCCTCATTAGTGTGTGATCCTGGAAAGTCCCAGCACCAGAGCCTCCCAAAGAAGAGCTAAGGAGGTTGAAGGAACTCATCCCATTGTGTCCTTTCTACGTGGCATCCAACAACCCCAGAGACCATTATATGTGGAGATCTGAAAGAGCTCTGTCAGCCAGTAACATAGCAtgagggaggaaagagagggaTTTAAAGTTGTCTTGGAAATCTGTATTTCCCAAAGCATTCTGGAAATTGTAATAGAGTTGTGTCTCCTCCTTAAATCAGTCACTGGTTCATTTGATCAAACCCTCAGGAATCTAacctatatattaaaaataacacaCCTCTCACCATGTATTTGGTTCACTTTTACTCATCTGAGGCTGATGCTTTAGGACATTTGAATACTGGCTGTATAAGGTTGCCATTTAGTTAATGAGGATGAAGTCACAGTTGTGAATGGGATAAATGCAGATTTATAGACTATTTCTTAGatttaggacaggggtcggcaacctttcagaagttctttcactctaatttaaggtttcgcgtgccagtaatacattttaacatttttagaaggtctctttctataagtctataatatataactaaactattgttgtatgtaaagtcaataaggtttttaaaatgtttaagaagcttcattttaaattaaattaaaatgcagagttggtggccaggacccggtgGCCAGGAtacaggcagtgtgagtgccactgaaaatcagcttgcgtgccgccttcggcacgcgtgccataggttgcctacccctgatttaggaTATCCTGGTAACATACTTATATCCTCTCTGTCTGACTCTCCACGTGTCTTACATTACACTCAAACTTTAATGACTGGGAAAGagttgaaagtaaaaaaaaaaaaaaagtgttgatgtTTCTGATCAGGATAATTATACCTGGAAATGCACCAGGACTAGAGTCCAGGCACATTTTTTTCCTGGGTGACACACAACATTCCAGTCTCAAAAAAGGACCACGCTCCCAAAGCCACATTAGGACACTGCACAGTCCATGCTATTCCACTCTTAATctataatcacacacacacacacaccccgcctggcTGTTTAATATTTTCTGTATGCAAATGAAGTTCTATACACTTGGTGACTGAGACAAGCTGTAGACTGGATTATTTCTCCAGTAGGGAGGGGGATCTCTGCACCAGCTCCAAATAGAACAGTTCATAGGATGGATGGGGGAAAGGGAACTGTGGTTTCTATAGCTACAAGGATCCATTGTCCCATAAACTCTGAAAAGCAGCATCAGCAGTGCTATTCTAGCCCATGGGCTGATACAGTGCTGGGAAGATTCACTTGTCATTGTTTCAGATGAGGAAAAATGGCAAGTGTTTATCCACTTAATCTGTCAGAACATCTGTAGAGTGACCAGCACTGTAAAATAAACCAACCTAAGTATTCCACTTAATCTGGGAGTGACAAGGATCTAAAATTCTAAATTCTCTATTGATCAATTTTATAGCTAGCATAAAATTAAGATCCTTTCCCAGCAGGATGTCGATATCTGAGTCATATCAAGGACACAGATATTTTATAATCACAACATGAAATGTACCCCCCCTTCCTTTCTAGATTATTTGGGAGCAGGCAACAGTCACCTGTGTGCCCAGGTGCCTGATGATGTCAACAGTAAAGGAGATCTTGAGTATCCCAGTGGTGATATTGGACAGATGGGAATCCTCTatccacccctctgctgcagtcGTTTTACTTGTAAAGGAAATTAATCTTGGAGATGCCTCCACCTGGCTGGGGCCCTGTACACACTCAAAGGTGTGCCTTGGGAGCTTCCAGGAGTAACCCTGAGCTAATCTATGCAAAAAGTCTAACTCAAAAGTACCAATTTTAAATAATATACACCCAATATGCACTTAGATTAGAGTTAACAAACCTTTACTCAACAATTTAGAAACACATGATGTAacacactgagaatgaaaatgccaCAACCACTTTAAATCAGCAGGGGGCACTTCAATAAATCAGTTAACTGCAGTTTACAGCAGTAAATGACACTTCACCAATTTACATTTACACTGCcatcatttccccaccccctgagtgTGCACTCCTCTGAATTTCGGAGTTCTAGACGCTTGCGTGGGCGTGCTTGCTGTCGAAGCTGAGGACAGCACTCTGTTGGTCCAGTAAACCAGTCCAGCCACGGCAACATGGGGAGAGCAATTCTAACTTGGGATCATTTCAAGCTGCACAACCCCTCTGAAGATCGGAGTTGTTATAGCCAGAGGTCAGTAACCCCAGATCCTGGTTAGACAATACGACCACTTCATATCTTCTCAGACTCAGGGAAACCCCTTAAGGTCTCTTTGctatcccccttcccctgcaagcACTTTCCCAAACAACAAAGGTGGTGGTTACTCATACTGCCTTCACTCAAGGCCAACCTCAGTCAGTTCTGGGCACTGGACTGTTGCTGTGAAGCCCAGCAGTTGCCTCCGTGAGCCTTCCTGCTTGATCAAAGAGCCAGCAGCTCCTGGTTTGGACAGAGCTCCACAAAGCAATCTCAGCTCCCCTGACCAGCATCCCAGCTCTTCACCAAAATAGAGCCCAGCGCATGCTCCCTCTGCATCCCCTGGAAATggaagtctctctcttttttcccaaTGGAAGTTGTAGTCTCCAAGGCTGGCTTGCACTACTCAGGGCCTTCCTGACTGGAACACTCCCACAATTAAGCTCAGAGGCCCCTCTACAGAAGCATCACTGTGTTGACTAGCTAAGACAAGAGTCACAATAGAAgaatacttttaaaatgtttaaactttTAGAGCAGCAGCTGGATCAACTGTAGGCAGTCAATCCACTCGTTCTGACAGAGATGTGATCTGGGCTGCTGAGGGAGATTGACGGAATGGAATGAGAAAATATACTTTAGCTAGCAATGAAAATGACTTCTCAGTGATCATCAGCATTTCTCTGCAATACTTTGTAAACCTGTCCAGGGATGATTTATGAGTAACCTCCCAGACAACTGAAATTGAAAATTAACAGATCAAGCATTTGAATATCTACAAACTTTGGGAAACAGTTGCGAGTGTCTCCTgaaagatggggggagggatagctcagtggtttgagcgttggcctgctaaacccagggttgtgagttgaatccttgagggggccatctggggatttagttggggattgatcctgctttgagcagggggttggactagatgatctcctgaggtcccttccaaccctaataatctatgattgtGGCAGGTCCTATGCTGACATTGTAACTGAGGGAGAGGGACTGGCACTTTAAAATAAACCTCCTGTCCCTTGATCATCTGTGTAGAGGCCAATCATGGCCCTTAGTGCAAGGGCCAGACAATCCAGTGCCACAGCTCCACTCCCCCTTCTGTATCAGTCAGCAGAACCATGGCACATCCTTTTAAAAGGTATCAGAGCTCTCACTCTGACCTGTGCTTTCCCAGTGACTCAAGGAATTCTGGCTGTGAATCAGCCAAATGCCTCTGGGGACACTTGCTGGCATGGGATATGTCCACAGCCCCCACTTAATGTTCACACGTAGCCCTGGTGGTGCTTTGTAGAGGCCtattttgtttacatttcacTTTCCTTTTCCAACCAATATATTGTAGATTTGAAAAAATCTTGATTCCCACGCCTAAAGC
This genomic window contains:
- the ILDR2 gene encoding immunoglobulin-like domain-containing receptor 2 isoform X12, with the translated sequence MLFQPALLRCHFSTSSTQPAVVQWRFKSYCQDRTGEALGLATSGIQAVSKRNLEWDPYLDCVDSRRTVRVVASKQGSAVTIGDFYKERDVTIVHDADLHIGKLMWGDSGLYYCLIITPDDLEGKNEESVELLVLEWVFVGLVILGAFLFFLLVGICWCQCCPHSCCCYVRCPCCPDSCCCPRALYEAGKAAKAGYPSAVTSIPGPYYIPTVPGAGVPSPVVLMEKSHPPPLAPSDSSGGSQNAVRKGYRIQADKERDSMKVLYYVEKELAQFDPARRMRERYNNTISELSSLHEDSNFRQPYRQVRRKPLPPAGDLDGDAEYWAGVISGGGASRTQAVSDYREERDNFKHSQQRSKSEMLSRKNFSVGVPAVSMDELAAFAESYSQRTRRTDVGQEPRRFERSESRGGRGGVAQHQDSSSEEYYGKRRGNREPLTDSDRGWSYSPPRRRAHDEKHLPRLVSRTPGGSQKYDHSYLSSVLERKSRSYEESGERSETPSKLSSQPSQRGGTYYAWSPPSTYKAGQQQQQQQPPKQEEGEDTLPPYSERELSRGPSYRTREQAYLNASDKKRKKEPKKTNDFPTRMSLVV
- the ILDR2 gene encoding immunoglobulin-like domain-containing receptor 2 isoform X1, which codes for MDGFLVGWIVLLWVTALAEGLQVTVPEKKKVAMLFQPALLRCHFSTSSTQPAVVQWRFKSYCQDRTGEALGLATSGIQAVSKRNLEWDPYLDCVDSRRTVRVVASKQGSAVTIGDFYKERDVTIVHDADLHIGKLMWGDSGLYYCLIITPDDLEGKNEESVELLVLGRTGLLADLLPSFAAEIMPEWVFVGLVILGAFLFFLLVGICWCQCCPHSCCCYVRCPCCPDSCCCPRALYEAGKAAKAGYPSAVTSIPGPYYIPTVPGAGVPSPVVLMEKSHPPPLAPSDSSGGSQNAVRKGYRIQADKERDSMKVLYYVEKELAQFDPARRMRERYNNTISELSSLHEDSNFRQPYRQVRRKPLPPAGDLDGDAEYWAGVISGGGASRTQAVSDYREERDNFKHSQQRSKSEMLSRKNFSVGVPAVSMDELAAFAESYSQRTRRTDVGQEPRRFERSESRGGRGGVAQHQDSSSEEYYGKRRGNREPLTDSDRGWSYSPPRRRAHDEKHLPRLVSRTPGGSQKYDHSYLSSVLERKSRSYEESGERSETPSKLSSQPSQRGGTYYAWSPPSTYKAGQQQQQQQPPKQEEGEDTLPPYSERELSRGPSYRTREQAYLNASDKKRKKEPKKTVRPCLALLIQMG
- the ILDR2 gene encoding immunoglobulin-like domain-containing receptor 2 isoform X2; the encoded protein is MDGFLVGWIVLLWVTALAEGLQVTVPEKKKVAMLFQPALLRCHFSTSSTQPAVVQWRFKSYCQDRTGEALGLATSGIQAVSKRNLEWDPYLDCVDSRRTVRVVASKQGSAVTIGDFYKERDVTIVHDADLHIGKLMWGDSGLYYCLIITPDDLEGKNEESVELLVLGRTGLLADLLPSFAAEIMPEWVFVGLVILGAFLFFLLVGICWCQCCPHSCCCYVRCPCCPDSCCCPRALYEAGKAAKAGYPSAVTSIPGPYYIPTVPGAGVPSPVVLMEKSHPPPLAPSDSSGGSQNAVRKGYRIQADKERDSMKVLYYVEKELAQFDPARRMRERYNNTISELSSLHEDSNFRQPYRQVRRKPLPPAGDLDGDAEYWAGVISGGGASRTQAVSDYREERDNFKHSQQRSKSEMLSRKNFSVGVPAVSMDELAAFAESYSQRTRRTDVGQEPRRFERSESRGGRGGVAQHQDSSSEEYYGKRRGNREPLTDSDRGWSYSPPRRRAHDEKHLPRLVSRTPGGSQKYDHSYLSSVLERKSRSYEESGERSETPSKLSSQPSQRGGTYYAWSPPSTYKAGQQQQQQQPPKQEEGEDTLPPYSERELSRGPSYRTREQAYLNASDKKRKKEPKKTNDFPTRMSLVV
- the ILDR2 gene encoding immunoglobulin-like domain-containing receptor 2 isoform X6; translation: MDGFLVGWIVLLWVTALAEGLQVTVPEKKKVAMLFQPALLRCHFSTSSTQPAVVQWRFKSYCQDRTGEALGLATSGIQAVSKRNLEWDPYLDCVDSRRTVRVVASKQGSAVTIGDFYKERDVTIVHDADLHIGKLMWGDSGLYYCLIITPDDLEGKNEESVELLVLEWVFVGLVILGAFLFFLLVGICWCQCCPHSCCCYVRCPCCPDSCCCPRALYEAGKAAKAGYPSAVTSIPGPYYIPTVPGAGVPSPVVLMEKSHPPPLAPSDSSGGSQNAVRKGYRIQADKERDSMKVLYYVEKELAQFDPARRMRERYNNTISELSSLHEDSNFRQPYRQVRRKPLPPAGDLDGDAEYWAGVISGGGASRTQAVSDYREERDNFKHSQQRSKSEMLSRKNFSVGVPAVSMDELAAFAESYSQRTRRTDVGQEPRRFERSESRGGRGGVAQHQDSSSEEYYGKRRGNREPLTDSDRGWSYSPPRRRAHDEKHLPRLVSRTPGGSQKYDHSYLSSVLERKSRSYEESGERSETPSKLSSQPSQRGGTYYAWSPPSTYKAGQQQQQQQPPKQEEGEDTLPPYSERELSRGPSYRTREQAYLNASDKKRKKEPKKTNDFPTRMSLVV
- the ILDR2 gene encoding immunoglobulin-like domain-containing receptor 2 isoform X15 encodes the protein MDGFLVGWIVLLWVTALAEGLQVTVPEKKKVAMLFQPALLRCHFSTSSTQPAVVQWRFKSYCQDRTGEALGLATSGIQAVSKRNLEWDPYLDCVDSRRTVRVVASKQGSAVTIGDFYKERDVTIVHDADLHIGKLMWGDSGLYYCLIITPDDLEGKNEESVELLVLAVRKGYRIQADKERDSMKVLYYVEKELAQFDPARRMRERYNNTISELSSLHEDSNFRQPYRQVRRKPLPPAGDLDGDAEYWAGVISGGGASRTQAVSDYREERDNFKHSQQRSKSEMLSRKNFSVGVPAVSMDELAAFAESYSQRTRRTDVGQEPRRFERSESRGGRGGVAQHQDSSSEEYYGKRRGNREPLTDSDRGWSYSPPRRRAHDEKHLPRLVSRTPGGSQKYDHSYLSSVLERKSRSYEESGERSETPSKLSSQPSQRGGTYYAWSPPSTYKAGQQQQQQQPPKQEEGEDTLPPYSERELSRGPSYRTREQAYLNASDKKRKKEPKKTNDFPTRMSLVV
- the ILDR2 gene encoding immunoglobulin-like domain-containing receptor 2 isoform X10; the encoded protein is MLFQPALLRCHFSTSSTQPAVVQWRFKSYCQDRTGEALGLATSGIQAVSKRNLEWDPYLDCVDSRRTVRVVASKQGSAVTIGDFYKERDVTIVHDADLHIGKLMWGDSGLYYCLIITPDDLEGKNEESVELLVLGRTGLLADLLPSFAAEIMPEWVFVGLVILGAFLFFLLVGICWCQCCPHSCCCYVRCPCCPDSCCCPRALYEAGKAAKAGYPSAVTSIPGPYYIPTVPGAGVPSPVVLMEKSHPPPLAPSDSSGGSQNAVRKGYRIQADKERDSMKVLYYVEKELAQFDPARRMRERYNNTISELSSLHEDSNFRQPYRQVRRKPLPPAGDLDGDAEYWAGVISGGGASRTQAVSDYREERDNFKHSQQRSKSEMLSRKNFSVGVPAVSMDELAAFAESYSQRTRRTDVGQEPRRFERSESRGGRGGVAQHQDSSSEEYYGKRRGNREPLTDSDRGWSYSPPRRRAHDEKHLPRLVSRTPGGSQKYDHSYLSSVLERKSRSYEESGERSETPSKLSSQPSQRGGTYYAWSPPSTYKAGQQQQQQQPPKQEEGEDTLPPYSERELSRGPSYRTREQAYLNASDKKRKKEPKKTNDFPTRMSLVV
- the ILDR2 gene encoding immunoglobulin-like domain-containing receptor 2 isoform X14, which encodes MDGFLVGWIVLLWVTALAEGLQVTVPEKKKVAMLFQPALLRCHFSTSSTQPAVVQWRFKSYCQDRTGEALGLATSGIQAVSKRNLEWDPYLDCVDSRRTVRVVASKQGSAVTIGDFYKERDVTIVHDADLHIGKLMWGDSGLYYCLIITPDDLEGKNEESVELLVLAVRKGYRIQADKERDSMKVLYYVEKELAQFDPARRMRERYNNTISELSSLHEDSNFRQPYRQVRRKPLPPAGDLDGDAEYWAGVISGGGASRTQAVSDYREERDNFKHSQQRSKSEMLSRKNFSVGVPAVSMDELAAFAESYSQRTRRTDVGQEPRRFERSESRGGRGGVAQHQDSSSEEYYGKRRGNREPLTDSDRGWSYSPPRRRAHDEKHLPRLVSRTPGGSQKYDHSYLSSVLERKSRSYEESGERSETPSKLSSQPSQRGGTYYAWSPPSTYKAGQQQQQQQPPKQEEGEDTLPPYSERELSRGPSYRTREQAYLNASDKKRKKEPKKTVRPCLALLIQMG